From one Halothece sp. PCC 7418 genomic stretch:
- a CDS encoding glycoside hydrolase family 15 protein, whose protein sequence is MLIIHNEELLSFIQSRYSDSDLKALLDLLVEKKTLTFPRLENGLFPAAVLDDKTEYTGYSNVWVRDNIHVAHAHYIWGKTEIAVKNAQTLMAYFTKHRSRFEKIIKKPSLAQDVMNRPHIRFQGETLEENPEYWPHAQNDALGYFLWFYCLLARDGWLKVSESDVETLALFPLYFRAIAYWQDEDSGHWEETRKISASSIGTVVAGLRGLKQLNLKADFVAHCCQYDGEVITPQLLNDLMEKGNTTLLQILPAECLQTDPKKQRETDGALLFLIYPLQVVSQTMAIKVRDRALEMLKGNYGISRYLGDSFWFPNYKQILSQEQRTAEFSNEIEKRDAFLKPGEEAQWCIFDPIVSAIFGQQYQQTPAPYYLQQQTHYLNRALGQITGKNREFSAYQCPELYYRENGEYIPSDATPLLWTQANLVLALKEMENSLKN, encoded by the coding sequence ATGCTCATTATTCATAACGAAGAGTTACTCAGTTTTATACAATCGCGCTACTCTGATTCAGATCTAAAAGCACTATTAGATTTACTGGTTGAGAAAAAGACCTTAACGTTTCCAAGATTAGAAAATGGTTTGTTTCCGGCTGCAGTCTTAGATGATAAAACCGAATATACGGGATATTCTAATGTGTGGGTGCGGGATAATATTCATGTTGCCCATGCCCATTATATCTGGGGAAAAACTGAAATTGCGGTGAAAAATGCACAAACTTTGATGGCGTATTTCACGAAGCATCGATCGCGCTTTGAAAAGATTATTAAAAAACCCAGCCTCGCCCAAGATGTGATGAACCGCCCTCACATTCGCTTTCAGGGAGAAACACTGGAAGAAAACCCAGAATATTGGCCCCATGCCCAAAATGACGCTCTGGGTTACTTTTTATGGTTTTATTGTCTGTTAGCGCGAGATGGGTGGCTGAAAGTGAGTGAGTCGGATGTGGAAACTTTAGCCTTGTTTCCTCTTTATTTTCGCGCGATCGCGTACTGGCAAGATGAAGACAGTGGACATTGGGAAGAAACTCGCAAGATTTCTGCCTCTAGTATTGGAACCGTTGTCGCAGGATTAAGAGGACTGAAACAACTGAATCTCAAGGCAGATTTTGTCGCCCACTGTTGTCAGTATGACGGAGAAGTGATTACACCGCAACTGTTAAATGATTTAATGGAAAAAGGAAATACAACTCTTCTTCAAATTCTCCCAGCAGAATGTTTGCAAACTGATCCCAAGAAACAGCGAGAAACCGATGGGGCGTTACTGTTTTTAATTTATCCCTTGCAAGTGGTATCCCAGACAATGGCAATTAAAGTGCGCGATCGCGCTTTAGAGATGTTAAAAGGGAACTATGGCATTTCTCGTTATCTTGGTGACTCTTTCTGGTTTCCCAACTACAAACAGATTTTAAGTCAAGAACAACGCACCGCAGAATTTAGTAATGAAATAGAGAAACGGGACGCTTTCTTAAAACCAGGAGAAGAAGCACAATGGTGTATTTTTGATCCCATTGTTTCTGCTATTTTTGGACAGCAATATCAGCAAACGCCTGCTCCCTATTATTTACAGCAACAAACCCATTATCTGAATCGTGCTTTAGGACAAATTACGGGGAAAAATCGTGAATTTAGTGCTTACCAATGTCCAGAATTATATTATCGTGAAAATGGAGAATATATTCCCAGTGATGCCACCCCTTTACTGTGGACACAAGCGAATTTGGTTTTAGCCCTAAAAGAAATGGAAAACAGCTTGAAGAATTAA
- a CDS encoding HD domain-containing protein — protein MKLSPRFSQALTFANDLHLKQKRKGSHSPYISHLLTVCSLVLEYGGDEDCAIAALLHDAIEDQGGAATRETIRLQFGERVTTLVDGCTESDQTPKPPWQKRKEAYIAHIPKMSDQVALISAADKIHNARSILRDYQTLGEEIWERFRGGKEGTLWYYRSLVSAFRKRNVTPIVEELTTVVDQLEAIAYG, from the coding sequence ATGAAACTTTCTCCCCGTTTTAGCCAAGCTCTCACCTTTGCCAATGATCTCCATCTGAAGCAAAAGCGCAAAGGTTCTCACAGCCCTTATATTTCTCATCTTCTGACCGTATGCAGTCTGGTGCTGGAATATGGAGGAGATGAAGATTGCGCGATCGCTGCTCTGCTTCATGATGCCATAGAAGACCAAGGCGGGGCTGCCACCCGAGAAACAATTCGTTTACAGTTTGGGGAGAGAGTGACCACTCTAGTGGATGGGTGTACGGAGTCGGATCAAACCCCAAAACCCCCGTGGCAAAAACGCAAAGAAGCCTATATCGCCCATATTCCCAAGATGTCAGATCAGGTCGCTTTGATTTCTGCTGCGGATAAGATTCATAATGCCCGTTCTATTTTGAGAGACTATCAAACTCTAGGTGAAGAGATCTGGGAACGCTTTCGGGGTGGAAAAGAGGGAACGCTGTGGTATTATCGTAGTTTAGTCAGTGCTTTTCGGAAAAGAAATGTGACCCCGATTGTTGAAGAATTGACAACTGTCGTAGATCAGTTAGAAGCTATCGCTTATGGTTAG
- the hpsA gene encoding hormogonium polysaccharide biosynthesis protein HpsA, whose protein sequence is MDKNKKHKTSQILNQYCAQILQQSKVVTQRQLNWLLRAHFLSARPNAQAGFLLPTITMSLLVFSLVVGSILIRTTNRSVQVIRDRENTIIYNYASPAIDRAKAKLEYLFQSDSRFPTSIPGEDYLSAMMRNQAVDLDGDGTNDVTALTEDLYTLPDEERVDINNDGILDNAWSYTTNLDGQGTETITYSVLMDSEVDTDDDGTADVLLQSSDSDKASHLITRSGPLSINKKVTSSADCTVEVGDSAQGWFPINSATVRKNFQINAVVVNQNDAARSVSALEFQQDRQLDKGNKFGAWFRYDLLVHAGPDFNWNGAMHTDGNLIIYNKKHRFYLASAPQSCIDPKSASDITLNQVVDENNNILFQGQLIIEPSGGNNKVDIDSNNKEVSLTRGSDSRKDSYKNDGKYKFSVDPLKLFTEDTMESRYDSDDSDDNDDYSNTSVRDPDWKDTNVAKRIFNERQDKPYVDDTYRADDRWGPRPNYGREASDQVTISNIGTQIPSSRDDLLELNPPSEALDEVGLDGYWERRAYVEGLRVITGQRLELGNAFGWQGNDDPLYPAENGFSGQPISDRDNEYRQQRTWRDNLAAVQATAIYHHADNKDFPVACLATTAHAGTAETITNSTTFNTDSLDLTDDGTDNPTTTIVTNFFEGQGTNGWEFNPPAASASDFATAIDDEDGALHLALTNLANFAGDPNGAFPPTQETSGNITHPYPHLTMWGDFSNLRRVMDRLDDTGIKYADLSLADKTTLHTAACNLGMLGHNIQLEKALTEEEQATAETDANNLTSPSAVAVGQHLISLIKMPTGSSQRVFNYIENEDVLNDDNPANDGLASSTDSEDSDQLIKDPVAYFGVASESDLTKAQLEEYFNLFTSEQYLEALQEDPGLSSFDQSDIDTIKAFVESQTTGGYSQIQRDRELGFKSGLPTTEGSSSNWNPATGQSDYTTTYKTNGGGGSNNASHLLDQFFAFAHQVKSHLGSMLNGTPERDDQTVQLTAFDRHTQRSEYQQAVFDNANSHHLMLAQGQGQGQDKDKDKDKDKDKDKGGGSGITINPKTGCDPDIFDPLVKGSGSGLEEKKLGLAITFCGGHSGASFEPKYPSLYYIFPTDSHDHDGTGDGTGVTQPSGEEYIADPHISGTVNPSTTGNDRYKVVDPSAIALQPKGIDSLSLPMTTSAQTGVDEVSLNEITYDGTTYYTSMLDRVIQNGRQLMAARTLTMDLSLLTGNQSGSVDKGSSTIGGESWIPNSGVVYAFREDAVREDAIARPAGDTWANCNTEEKLIDFKNDNTCHMDISDNNDPPVNATTGISPKPVDAFPDPDRRPHGFRLINGIRLDRSGTDRGMSLISDQPIYIQGDFNLHQDSSGNKLEEFEESLNNNWGNFYNRSTIETKFANPEKDLWRPTEILSDAITVLSTNFCDGNIESGITQDDASDCDASKQKSSFLNSPLKDEDGIDDHWRRENPDDDTSPIRVSRNGEFEHGTDSNPTTWETFDNYKGITAGRTLNKSKESVTVNTVFVSAITPVMPSGGKHGERSYGGLHNYPRFNENWNHALNIAGSFIQLNFSTYGTGHYDNGNWEPGINAGGNNNYYGAPTRRWGYDVGLLYNPPGPVADRLFSTSARRSEFYKELPADDPYSQGLLCAEDSDGDQIYPDESCPE, encoded by the coding sequence ATGGATAAGAATAAAAAACACAAAACCAGCCAAATCTTGAACCAGTACTGTGCTCAAATCCTTCAGCAGTCTAAAGTTGTGACTCAGAGACAGCTAAACTGGTTATTGCGAGCTCATTTTTTGAGTGCTCGCCCGAATGCTCAAGCAGGATTTCTGTTACCAACGATTACCATGTCCTTGCTAGTTTTCAGTTTGGTGGTGGGGTCGATTTTGATTCGGACGACTAATCGCTCTGTACAAGTCATTCGCGATCGCGAGAATACAATTATCTACAACTATGCCAGTCCTGCCATAGATCGCGCAAAAGCAAAGTTAGAATACCTCTTTCAAAGTGACTCTCGCTTCCCCACCAGCATTCCAGGGGAGGACTATCTGTCCGCTATGATGAGGAATCAGGCAGTGGATTTAGATGGTGATGGTACTAATGATGTTACTGCTTTAACAGAGGATTTATATACACTTCCCGATGAAGAACGAGTTGATATCAACAACGACGGTATTTTAGATAATGCTTGGTCTTACACCACCAACCTAGATGGACAGGGCACAGAAACGATTACTTACTCAGTCTTAATGGATTCAGAAGTAGATACTGATGATGATGGGACAGCAGATGTTTTACTTCAATCTTCTGATAGCGACAAAGCCTCTCACTTAATCACCCGCTCAGGTCCTCTCTCTATTAATAAAAAAGTGACGAGCTCGGCTGATTGTACCGTCGAAGTAGGAGATTCAGCCCAAGGCTGGTTTCCAATCAATAGTGCCACGGTGCGCAAAAACTTTCAGATCAATGCTGTGGTTGTCAATCAAAATGATGCAGCCAGGAGTGTTTCTGCTCTAGAATTTCAGCAAGATCGGCAGCTAGATAAAGGGAATAAGTTTGGTGCTTGGTTTCGCTACGATTTACTGGTTCACGCAGGTCCCGACTTTAATTGGAATGGGGCAATGCACACCGATGGCAATTTAATAATTTACAACAAGAAACATCGGTTTTACTTAGCCAGTGCTCCCCAATCATGTATAGACCCGAAGAGTGCTTCTGATATCACCTTAAATCAAGTGGTTGATGAAAACAATAATATCTTGTTTCAAGGTCAACTCATTATTGAGCCCTCAGGAGGTAACAATAAGGTTGATATTGACTCAAACAACAAAGAAGTTTCACTAACTAGGGGGAGCGATTCTAGAAAGGACAGTTACAAAAATGACGGCAAGTATAAATTTTCCGTCGATCCGCTGAAATTATTTACAGAAGACACGATGGAATCGCGCTACGATAGTGATGATTCCGACGATAACGATGATTATAGCAACACAAGCGTCCGCGACCCTGACTGGAAAGATACAAATGTCGCCAAACGAATCTTTAACGAACGACAAGATAAACCGTATGTGGATGATACCTACCGCGCCGATGACCGTTGGGGTCCAAGACCTAACTATGGGCGAGAAGCCTCTGATCAGGTAACCATCAGCAATATCGGAACTCAAATCCCAAGCAGTCGCGATGACTTGCTTGAACTCAATCCCCCTTCGGAAGCATTGGATGAAGTGGGGTTAGATGGTTACTGGGAACGACGCGCCTATGTGGAAGGGCTGCGCGTGATTACTGGACAGCGGTTAGAGTTAGGGAATGCCTTTGGTTGGCAAGGGAATGACGATCCCCTGTATCCCGCAGAGAATGGCTTTAGCGGTCAACCGATCAGCGATCGCGATAATGAATATCGCCAACAACGGACTTGGCGCGATAATCTCGCTGCGGTGCAAGCAACTGCAATTTATCATCATGCGGACAATAAAGATTTCCCTGTTGCTTGTCTTGCGACGACTGCTCATGCAGGAACAGCAGAGACAATTACGAATAGCACCACCTTTAACACTGACAGCCTTGATTTGACTGATGATGGCACAGATAACCCCACAACAACGATAGTCACCAACTTCTTTGAAGGACAAGGAACGAACGGTTGGGAGTTTAACCCTCCCGCAGCCAGTGCCAGTGATTTTGCTACAGCTATTGATGATGAAGATGGCGCTCTTCACCTTGCGCTGACTAATCTCGCCAACTTTGCTGGAGATCCCAATGGCGCGTTTCCGCCGACACAGGAAACATCGGGTAACATTACTCATCCTTATCCTCATTTGACGATGTGGGGAGATTTCTCCAATTTACGACGGGTGATGGATCGGCTAGATGATACCGGGATTAAGTATGCGGATTTGAGTTTAGCGGATAAAACCACGCTTCACACCGCTGCTTGTAACTTGGGGATGCTCGGGCATAATATCCAGTTGGAAAAAGCACTGACAGAAGAAGAACAAGCAACCGCAGAGACTGATGCTAATAACCTGACAAGTCCTTCTGCTGTTGCCGTCGGTCAACACTTAATTTCCTTGATTAAGATGCCAACAGGCTCTAGTCAAAGAGTATTCAACTACATCGAAAATGAAGATGTTTTAAATGATGATAATCCAGCTAATGACGGCTTAGCGAGTTCGACTGATAGTGAGGATAGTGATCAGCTAATTAAAGATCCAGTTGCTTATTTCGGAGTTGCCTCAGAAAGCGATTTGACTAAGGCACAACTAGAGGAATACTTTAACCTGTTCACTTCGGAACAATATCTGGAAGCCCTTCAAGAAGACCCAGGGTTATCCAGCTTTGACCAAAGTGATATTGACACGATAAAAGCCTTTGTGGAAAGTCAAACCACTGGCGGATATTCACAAATTCAGCGCGATCGCGAGTTGGGCTTTAAGTCTGGTTTACCCACTACAGAGGGCTCAAGTTCTAATTGGAATCCGGCAACAGGTCAATCCGACTATACAACCACCTATAAAACCAATGGTGGTGGGGGTAGTAACAATGCAAGTCACTTGTTAGATCAATTTTTTGCTTTCGCTCATCAAGTGAAGTCCCATCTGGGAAGTATGCTGAATGGTACTCCAGAAAGAGACGATCAGACGGTTCAACTTACTGCTTTTGATCGACACACTCAGCGATCTGAGTACCAACAGGCTGTATTTGATAACGCTAATTCACATCATTTAATGCTTGCCCAAGGTCAAGGTCAAGGTCAAGATAAGGATAAGGATAAGGATAAGGATAAGGATAAGGATAAGGGCGGTGGTAGTGGAATCACTATCAATCCTAAAACAGGCTGCGATCCAGACATTTTTGACCCACTGGTCAAGGGGTCTGGTTCAGGTCTAGAAGAAAAGAAATTAGGACTTGCCATTACCTTCTGTGGCGGTCATAGTGGTGCTAGCTTTGAACCCAAATATCCATCTCTGTACTATATCTTTCCCACCGATAGCCATGATCACGATGGAACTGGGGATGGAACGGGAGTAACACAACCTAGTGGCGAAGAGTATATCGCTGATCCTCATATCAGTGGCACGGTTAATCCGAGTACAACGGGTAATGATCGATATAAAGTAGTTGATCCCAGCGCGATCGCGCTGCAACCCAAGGGGATAGACAGTTTGAGTTTACCGATGACAACCAGTGCTCAGACTGGTGTTGATGAAGTGAGTCTCAATGAGATTACTTATGACGGGACAACTTACTATACCTCAATGCTCGATCGCGTGATTCAAAATGGTCGGCAACTGATGGCAGCACGCACGCTGACAATGGATCTCTCCTTGCTTACTGGTAATCAAAGCGGTTCGGTTGATAAGGGATCAAGTACTATTGGCGGAGAAAGTTGGATCCCCAATAGTGGGGTAGTTTATGCCTTTCGAGAAGATGCGGTTCGGGAAGACGCGATCGCGCGACCAGCAGGGGATACTTGGGCAAATTGTAATACCGAAGAAAAGTTAATCGACTTCAAAAACGACAATACCTGTCACATGGATATCTCTGACAATAATGACCCTCCCGTGAATGCCACAACTGGCATTAGCCCGAAACCCGTCGATGCTTTCCCCGACCCGGATCGTCGCCCTCATGGCTTCCGACTCATCAATGGGATTCGCTTAGACCGCAGTGGGACAGACCGCGGAATGTCTTTAATCAGCGACCAACCGATTTATATCCAAGGGGATTTCAATCTCCATCAGGATAGTAGCGGTAATAAGCTCGAAGAATTTGAAGAGTCTCTGAACAACAACTGGGGTAACTTCTATAACCGCAGCACAATAGAGACTAAATTTGCCAACCCCGAAAAAGACTTGTGGCGACCCACAGAAATTCTGTCTGATGCCATTACTGTTCTTTCCACGAACTTCTGCGATGGCAATATTGAAAGTGGGATTACACAAGACGATGCCTCGGACTGTGATGCCAGTAAGCAGAAGAGCTCTTTTCTTAATTCCCCGCTCAAGGATGAAGACGGTATCGATGATCACTGGCGACGAGAAAATCCCGATGATGATACTTCCCCGATTCGGGTCTCGCGCAACGGGGAGTTTGAGCACGGGACAGACAGTAACCCGACGACTTGGGAAACCTTTGATAACTATAAAGGAATCACTGCTGGCCGAACTCTAAACAAGAGTAAGGAGTCGGTAACAGTGAATACGGTCTTTGTCAGTGCCATCACACCAGTCATGCCTAGTGGCGGGAAGCATGGTGAGCGCTCTTACGGCGGATTACATAACTATCCCCGCTTTAATGAAAATTGGAATCATGCCCTGAATATTGCAGGTTCTTTTATTCAGTTAAACTTCAGTACCTATGGCACTGGACACTATGACAATGGCAACTGGGAGCCTGGCATTAATGCCGGTGGCAATAATAACTACTATGGTGCACCCACTCGCCGTTGGGGCTATGATGTAGGGCTACTGTATAACCCACCTGGACCTGTAGCCGATCGTCTCTTTTCCACTAGTGCTCGTCGGAGTGAGTTTTATAAAGAACTCCCCGCCGATGATCCTTATAGCCAAGGTTTACTCTGTGCCGAAGATAGCGACGGCGATCAGATTTACCCTGATGAAAGTTGTCCTGAATAA
- a CDS encoding 2OG-Fe(II) oxygenase, translating into MQHSYSLTPLGHEIYLVEQLLEPFLCQHLIQVTEHCQLQEAAIGVQEIDSDVRKNSYLKLGGFDSLLQSTNQLLMNKIKIIQDLLFQHYGLEFPYTEACTILRYQAGEFYQRHVDNLLLTNRFEEVKQGIPTRDISVVGYLNHGFEGGETYFDRQQIKVTPEEGSVLIFPSYYTHPHASLPIHRGVKYAFTSWLFH; encoded by the coding sequence ATGCAGCATTCTTATAGTTTGACTCCTTTGGGTCACGAAATTTATTTAGTGGAACAACTTTTAGAGCCATTTCTCTGTCAACATCTCATCCAAGTAACTGAACATTGTCAGTTACAAGAAGCTGCCATTGGCGTGCAAGAAATTGATTCCGATGTCCGTAAAAATAGCTATTTGAAGTTAGGCGGTTTCGACTCACTTTTGCAATCAACCAATCAACTCCTCATGAATAAAATTAAGATTATTCAAGACTTGTTGTTCCAACACTATGGTCTGGAGTTTCCTTATACAGAAGCCTGTACCATCTTGCGCTATCAAGCGGGAGAATTTTATCAACGTCATGTTGATAATTTACTGCTGACTAACCGCTTTGAGGAAGTCAAACAAGGGATTCCCACCCGTGATATTAGCGTTGTTGGGTATCTCAACCATGGTTTTGAGGGCGGTGAGACCTATTTTGATCGGCAACAGATTAAGGTCACTCCAGAAGAAGGATCAGTTTTGATATTTCCATCATACTACACTCACCCCCATGCTTCACTACCCATTCACAGGGGCGTGAAATATGCCTTTACCAGTTGGTTGTTTCACTAA
- a CDS encoding phycobiliprotein lyase gives MKVQSSPVLTQTEPLISQFFHNTAGHWLSQRRYYTLTDGKVKEVTSDMQIDFLEAGSEELAILEGLHHFPRNTFLCGAKVSWHSTDDATGKVLSEDSTLFGALGNTLYRDRGFAIATPITADYTLKDPNTLWLRTAYNGSAFEEELKLIGDRYRTRQTIISRAGEEMMIIQYLETRIS, from the coding sequence GTGAAAGTACAATCAAGCCCCGTTTTAACCCAAACCGAACCCTTAATCAGCCAGTTTTTCCACAATACCGCAGGTCACTGGCTCTCCCAACGCCGTTACTATACTTTAACCGATGGTAAGGTGAAAGAAGTCACTAGCGATATGCAAATCGACTTTCTAGAGGCGGGAAGTGAAGAACTGGCTATTTTAGAAGGATTACATCATTTCCCCCGCAATACGTTTTTGTGTGGTGCAAAAGTCAGTTGGCACAGCACAGATGACGCAACAGGAAAAGTCCTGTCAGAGGATTCTACATTATTCGGAGCATTAGGAAACACCTTATATCGCGATCGCGGTTTTGCCATTGCAACACCGATTACTGCAGACTATACCCTAAAAGATCCCAATACTCTTTGGTTGCGGACTGCATATAACGGATCTGCCTTTGAAGAAGAACTGAAACTCATTGGTGATCGTTATCGCACTCGCCAAACGATTATCTCCCGAGCCGGAGAAGAAATGATGATCATTCAATATCTAGAAACACGGATTAGTTAA
- a CDS encoding M48 family metalloprotease encodes MSETILNQGEAALEAGDYQSAIAHLESCCQNENDPTLLTRAQKALVSAYLKNGNRAKAVALCRSLIQSDSEHPWALQILKNIQKQSNRAKKSATVASSPSQKREWRNAEGAKHWQRLKKPKMRRVWMAGLLGAIALFFLIELTIVTCLKTINWILFEIPWLPTIPEEITPYLLVSLGLFAIASPWLLQTLLHRLYQVRPLNWEAFSRDYPERARHLKQVCRQSKRSVPHLDFAATTVPLLFLYGHLPGTYHLVLSKGILEQISAVELGTLVAAEIGHHKTGDVIFFSIAVSLLQIPYTAYQALSKWGDQRSRLWRRIAAVGVGLTYGIYLLWRFPLLWLSKTRFYYSDRFAAQVTGDPNALTRALVKSAIGISEDITQTQHTPNLLEGFDLLLPISYQQGITIGSIPPNITFETALSWDCLNPYRHWLNWLNSHPLLGDRLYVLSRYAIMWKLQPELQLPSATPRVKTNAERYEKLKDSYLALPLFQSACLTSFIFFAVFKISFWLIELFGGQHISWVNQALPFLDAFALITFSFCIIFWINPYFPNIYNPTAAPSLPALLANTEIVPPDGQPIYLEGKLLGRKGINNWLGQDIILQTEEGLVSLQFLSRFGWIGNLLLSSQHLNDFVNETVTVQGWFRRTGKVWIDVDQIILKNQESLETGYPVWLTGLALAVSVFASYIILTA; translated from the coding sequence ATGTCAGAGACAATCCTGAATCAAGGGGAAGCTGCGTTAGAAGCGGGAGATTATCAAAGCGCGATCGCGCATCTAGAATCTTGCTGTCAAAATGAGAATGACCCCACCTTACTCACTCGCGCTCAAAAAGCTCTTGTCTCCGCGTATCTAAAAAATGGCAATCGGGCGAAAGCCGTGGCTTTATGTCGGAGTTTAATCCAAAGCGATTCAGAACACCCTTGGGCGCTGCAAATCTTAAAAAACATCCAAAAACAGTCAAATCGGGCGAAAAAATCAGCTACAGTTGCGTCTTCTCCTTCCCAAAAGCGGGAATGGCGTAACGCGGAAGGGGCAAAACACTGGCAACGTCTCAAAAAACCGAAAATGAGGCGAGTTTGGATGGCGGGACTGCTGGGCGCGATCGCGCTGTTCTTTCTGATTGAACTCACTATTGTAACTTGCCTAAAAACAATCAACTGGATTTTATTTGAAATCCCTTGGCTTCCGACGATTCCCGAAGAAATTACCCCCTATTTACTGGTTAGCCTCGGTCTGTTTGCGATTGCTTCCCCTTGGCTATTGCAGACTCTTTTACACCGCCTCTATCAAGTCCGTCCCCTCAACTGGGAAGCGTTTTCCCGTGATTATCCTGAAAGGGCTCGTCACTTAAAACAAGTCTGTCGTCAAAGTAAAAGATCGGTTCCCCATCTCGATTTTGCAGCAACAACAGTCCCCCTTCTCTTTTTGTACGGTCATCTTCCAGGAACATATCATTTAGTGCTGAGTAAAGGGATTCTAGAACAAATCTCAGCAGTGGAGTTAGGAACACTGGTTGCAGCAGAAATAGGACACCATAAAACAGGAGATGTGATCTTTTTCTCGATCGCGGTTAGCCTGCTTCAAATTCCCTACACTGCCTATCAAGCCCTCTCGAAGTGGGGAGATCAACGATCTAGACTCTGGCGTAGAATAGCTGCGGTGGGCGTGGGCTTAACTTACGGGATTTATTTACTGTGGCGATTTCCCCTACTCTGGCTCTCAAAAACTAGATTTTATTACAGTGATCGATTTGCTGCTCAAGTCACTGGTGATCCGAACGCATTGACGCGGGCTCTGGTCAAAAGCGCGATCGGAATCAGTGAAGACATTACCCAAACCCAACACACCCCTAACCTATTAGAAGGCTTTGATCTCTTACTCCCCATTAGCTATCAGCAGGGAATCACCATAGGTAGTATTCCCCCCAACATCACCTTTGAAACTGCCCTCTCTTGGGATTGTCTCAACCCGTATCGTCACTGGCTGAATTGGCTCAATTCTCATCCACTTTTAGGGGATCGGCTTTATGTTCTCTCTCGCTATGCCATCATGTGGAAGCTCCAACCCGAGTTACAACTTCCCAGTGCTACTCCTCGGGTGAAAACCAATGCAGAGCGTTACGAAAAATTAAAGGACAGTTATCTCGCCTTACCCCTATTCCAAAGTGCTTGTCTGACCAGTTTTATTTTCTTTGCTGTGTTCAAAATTAGTTTTTGGTTAATCGAACTTTTTGGCGGACAACACATTTCTTGGGTCAATCAAGCCTTACCTTTTCTAGATGCCTTTGCTTTAATCACCTTTAGCTTTTGCATTATTTTTTGGATTAACCCCTATTTTCCCAATATTTATAATCCCACAGCAGCCCCTTCTCTTCCTGCATTACTCGCAAATACTGAGATTGTCCCGCCAGACGGTCAACCGATTTATCTAGAAGGTAAACTATTGGGACGAAAAGGCATTAATAACTGGTTAGGCCAAGATATTATCCTACAAACAGAAGAAGGATTAGTGTCCTTGCAATTTCTGTCTCGATTTGGCTGGATCGGCAACTTACTCTTGTCCTCTCAACACCTCAATGATTTCGTTAATGAAACAGTGACTGTCCAAGGCTGGTTTCGTCGCACTGGCAAAGTTTGGATCGATGTTGACCAAATCATCCTCAAAAATCAGGAGAGCCTTGAGACTGGTTATCCAGTTTGGCTCACTGGCTTAGCCCTTGCAGTGTCCGTGTTTGCGTCTTACATCATTCTTACAGCTTAG